One genomic segment of Stigmatopora argus isolate UIUO_Sarg chromosome 18, RoL_Sarg_1.0, whole genome shotgun sequence includes these proteins:
- the zdhhc6 gene encoding palmitoyltransferase ZDHHC6, giving the protein MNLLSWENFPEVRRLCHWGPIIALSVIAVCSTMALLDSVLWYWPLDTAGGSINFIMLLNWTNLILYNYFNAMFIGPGYIPMAWKPENEEDTQYLQYCKVCQSFKAPRSHHCRKCNRCVMKMDHHCPWINNCCGHQNHAYFTSFLLLAPLGCLHATVIFTMTIYTQMYERISFGWSTVKIDMSAVRHTQPVIPFSVSAFAATLFALGLALGTTIAVGMLFVIQIKVIIRNKTSIESWIEEKAKDRIQHYQTGEEFIFPYDLGSRWLNFKEVFTWSGLPKGNGLWWPVHPKCHQHTLTIEQLKQKTDKRVRSQVQYRAVEDYNGACCPITKGIQTFFRTPCTEEPRIPLQRGDTILATRGTKWWMYGDKVLSEEQTKVGERIRGWFPRRCVEKCHYDTAAVDSAGDKKAN; this is encoded by the exons ATGAACTTGTTGTCGTGGGAGAACTTCCCTGAGGTGCGCCGGTTGTGCCACTGGGGGCCGATCATCGCCCTTTCTGTCATAGCCGTGTGCTCCACTATGGCACTGTTGGATTCCGTCCTCTGGTACTGGCCGTTGGACACGGCCGGCGGAAGCATTAACTTTATCATGCTCCTCAATTGGACCAACCTCATCCTCTACAACTACTTCAACGCCATGTTCATCGGGCCGGGCTACATTCCCATGGCTTGGAAGCCT GAGAATGAAGAGGACACCCAGTACTTGCAGTACTGCAAAGTATGTCAATCTTTCAAGGCCCCAAGGTCCCACCATTGCCGCAAGTGTAACAG GTGCGTGATGAAGATGGACCACCACTGCCCCTGGATTAACAACTGTTGTGGCCACCAGAACCACGCTTACTTCACCAGCTTTCTGCTGCTGGCCCCGCTGGGGTGCTTGCACGCCACAGTCATTTTTACCATGACCATATACACACAGATGTATGAGAGG ATCTCATTTGGTTGGAGCACGGTGAAGATTGACATGAGCGCCGTGCGTCATACGCAGCCTGTCATACCGTTTAGCGTCAGTGCCTTCGCCGCCACCCTCTTCGCCTTAGGCCTGGCGCTCGGGACCACCATCGCTGTGGGCATGCTTTTTGTCATACAG ataAAAGTCATTATTCGAAACAAAACTTCAATAGAGTCCTGGATCGAGGAAAAG GCCAAAGACAGAATACAGCACTACCAAACCGGAGAGGAGTTCATCTTCCCTTACGACCTCGGCAGCCGTTGGCTCAACTTCAAAGAGGTCTTCACGTGGTCAGGATTGCCCAAGGGAAACGGCCTCTGGTGGCCCGTCCATCCCAAGTGTCACCAGCACACCTTAACG ATCGAGCAGCTGAAGCAGAAGACTGACAAACGCGTCCGAAGC CAGGTGCAATACCGTGCAGTGGAGGACTACAATGGCGCTTGCTGTCCCATTACCAAGGGTATCCAAACCTTTTTCCGAACCCCTTGCACAGAGGAACCCAGGATACCTCTACAGCGGGGAGACACCATTCTAGCCACCCGTGGCACCAa aTGGTGGATGTATGGAGACAAAGTCTTAAGCGAGGAGCAAacaaaag TGGGAGAGCGCATTCGTGGATGGTTTCCGCGACGATGCGTGGAGAAGTGCCATTACGACACCGCGGCTGTTGACAGCGCCGGCGATAAGAAAGCCAACTAA
- the coasy gene encoding bifunctional coenzyme A synthase, producing the protein MSMFSTGILVLTSPLHSLRIAPVLSSAAQLVERTLYVHLHPGLNLSGGSQSRPVFIPPAVDLCSLITRLYSKAADVCAHLDVRVLLTNINPPSGISSPFPTPQFLSHPPEVLLTDFPLQDPTQSHQVTQCLQGYAGRCYACRPGLPSVLLHSQMAVRQEESVVEANRLEDGKPLEMYPDVVVGGTFDRLHGAHKTLLNMSCLLATRRLLIGVSDQGMLKKKVLKELIQPYDLRVENIQEFLRDVKPSLQVEIVPLGDPFGVSVVDPLLRCIVVSEETRKGGEAVNRKRIENGLPPLVLHEIQLLKDVHHTETEEEKISSSSLRSRLLGTLLIPPKDTPHLSSRPYVIGLTGGSGSGKTSVAKRLEKLGAVRIDCDKLGHQVYEPGTVAYHRVVEEFGSDILNEDKSINRRTLGKKVFGKQDRLKALTDIVWPEIALLVIDVISQAREEGKDACVVDAAVLLEAGWMNMVHEVWVTIIPEEEALSRITKRDNVAPEDALHRLRSQGSDTQRLEHANVVLSTLWEPEATQQQVLKAWNLLQKRMQQRRGDR; encoded by the exons ATGTCAATGTTCAGCACAGGTATCCTGGTGCTGACGTCGCCCCTGCATAGCCTTCGCATTGCCCCCGTGCTCAGCTCAGCCGCCCAATTGGTGGAGCGCACCCTCTACGTCCACTTACACCCAGGACTTAACCTGAGCGGTGGCAGCCAATCGCGGCCGGTCTTCATCCCGCCCGCCGTCGACCTCTGCTCACTCATTACGCGACTGTACAGCAAAGCGGCTGACGTGTGCGCTCACCTGGACGTCCGGGTTCTGCTCACTAATATCAACCCCCCGTCCGGAATTTCCAGCCCCTTCCCCACGCCGCAGTTCCTGTCCCACCCTCCCGAGGTGTTGCTCACAGACTTCCCCCTGCAAGACCCCACGCAGTCCCACCAGGTGACGCAGTGTTTGCAGGGCTACGCCGGACGCTGCTATGCCTGCCGGCCCGGCCTCCCGTCAGTTTTGCTCCACTCGCAAATGGCCGTTCGGCAGGAGGAGTCGGTGGTGGAGGCCAATCGGCTTGAAGATGGGAAACCTTTGGAGATGTACCCTGACGTGGTGGTAGGCGGGACTTTTGATCGCCTCCACGGGGCCCATAAGACCCTCCTCAACATGTCGTGCTTGCTCGCCACCAGACGATTGCTCATCGGGGTGTCCGACCAAGGAATGCTGAAAA AAAAAGTGTTAAAGGAGCTCATCCAGCCATACGACCTACGTGTGGAAAACATCCAGGAGTTCCTACGGGACGTCAAGCCCTCCTTGCAAGTGGAGATCGTGCCTTTGGGCGACCCGTTCGGGGTCTCCGTGGTGGATCCCCTTCTGCGCTGTATCGTGGTTAGCGAAGAAACCCGCAAGGGGGGCGAGGCTGTCAACAGAAAACGCATTGAGAAC GGTCTTCCTCCTTTGGTTCTTCACGAGATCCAACTGCTCAAGGATGTGCATCATACTGAGACGGAAGAAGAGAAAATTAGTTCATCCAGCCTTCGTTCTCGCTTGCTGGGAACACTTCTCATCCCACCCAAA GACACGCCTCATTTGTCTTCGAGACCGTATGTGATCGGGTTGACGGGCGGGAGCGGCAGCGGGAAGACCTCGGTGGCCAAGCGGCTCGAGAAGTTGGGAGCAGTTCGCATCGACTGCGACAAGCTGGGCCACCAAGTTTACGAGCCGGGCACGGTCGCCTACCACCGTGTCGTCGAAGAGTTCGGATCAG ATATTCTCAATGAAGACAAAAGCATCAACAGACGAACCTTGGGGAAGAAGGTGTTTGGGAAACAG GATAGATTGAAAGCATTAACGGACATTGTGTGGCCTGAAATTGCGCTTCTTGTCATTGATGTCATCAGTCAAGCCAGGGAGGAAG GTAAGGATGCATGCGTAGTAGATGCAGCGGTCCTTCTGGAGGCGGGCTGGATGAACATGGTCCATGAAGTGTGGGTGACCATCATCCCCGAGGAGGAGGCAC TATCCCGCATAACAAAGCGAGACAACGTAGCGCCAGAAGACGCCCTGCACCGTCTGCGCAGCCAGGGCTCCGATACTCAACGGCTGGAGCATGCCAATGTAGTTCTTAGCACGCTGTGGGAGCCTGAAGCCACACAGCAACAG GTACTAAAAGCATGGAACCTCctacagaagaggatgcagcAGAGGCGTGGCGACCGATAG
- the LOC144093025 gene encoding myosin light chain kinase, smooth muscle-like isoform X3: protein MSISSDNDHSSLIISPAHPEDTGSYTLIARSRTGSAEHTVSLSVIHRPDPPASHPVVSQLSAESLVLSWTGTSFDGGTAVLGYIVEVRRQGAGGSGDWTEIGERCRDTSTQVSSGLEPYGKYRFRVRAYNAEGVSEPSQESDCITMAKTKQENDGMEPCVKVVIDTKREVKDHYDVHEKLGVGNFGEVFRLSHKVSAEVYAGKFFRATSSKKRSAARKEIELMNCLHHPKLVQCLAAYEAPTETVMVMEYIAGGELFERIVADHFEHTEPTSAGYMRQILEGMLYVHKQNIVHLDLKPENIVCTDHTGTCIKIIDFGLASQLEEGTPLMVMHGTPEFVAPEVINFEPVGVETDMWSIGVICYILLSGESPFQGTSDTETFGLVTAAHYDFDLESFEDISDQAKDFIGSLLKKDRRSRLSCIEALVHPWMTSFTALCQRPTKSLRKEKMRRFLARCKWKKTGKAVLALHRMSNLSNRPDSPGSSSEEPSWSQEAEEAIRSLDKQLHGEPRFRETLRDASFSAGATARLACQVDGYPHPRVTWLKDDKPLSESTRVKMDYGEDGLCSLVVSRVEASDAGVYVCRVSNQLGAASCSARLNVDM from the exons ATGTCTATCAGCAGCGACAATGACCACAGCAGCCTGATAATTTCTCCGGCCCACCCGGAGGACACTGGTTCTTACACACTTATCGCCCGGAGTCGAACCGGTTCCGCCGAACACACTGTTTCCCTCAGCGTCATAC ATCGCCCAGACCCTCCCGCGTCCCATCCGGTGGTCTCCCAGCTGTCAGCTGAATCCCTTGTCCTGTCCTGGACGGGTACCAGCTTCGACGGCGGCACGGCCGTGTTGGGTTACATCGTGGAGGTCCGGAGGCAGGGCGCTGGCGGATCTGGGGATTGGACGGAAATAGGCGAGCGGTGTCGGGACACCTCCACCCAGGTCAGCTCAGGCCTCGAGCCTTACGGAAAGTACCGCTTCCGAGTACGGGCCTACAATGCCGAGGGGGTCAGCGAGCCCAGTCAAGAGTCGGACTGCATCACAATGGCGAAGACCA AACAAGAAAACGATGGCATGGAaccttgtgtcaaagtggtgatAGACACCAAACGTGAAGTGAAGGACCACTACGATGTCCATGAGAAATTGGGAGT TGGAAACTTCGGCGAGGTATTCCGTCTATCCCACAAGGTTTCGGCTGAGGTGTACGCAGGGAAGTTCTTCAGGGCCACCAGCTCCAAGAAACGTTCGGCTGCTCGCAAGGAAATCGAGCTCATGAACTGCCTCCATCACCCCAAACTGGTTCAGTGTTTGGCAGCCTACGAGGCCCCAACGGAGACGGTCATGGTCATGGAGTA TATCGCGGGTGGGGAACTTTTCGAGCGCATCGTGGCTGACCACTTCGAGCACACGGAGCCCACCAGCGCCGGCTACATGCGTCAAATCCTGGAGGGCATGTTGTATGTCCACAAACAGAACATCGTCCACTTGGACCTGAAACCTGAGAACATCGTTTGCACTGACCACACTGGAACGTGCATCAAAATCATTGACTTTGGCTTGGCTAGTCAACTCG AAGAGGGTACGCCCCTAATGGTGATGCACGGAACACCAGAGTTTGTGGCCCCCGAGGTGATCAACTTCGAGCCCGTGGGAGTGGAGACGGACATGTGGAGCATCGGAGTCATCTGCTATatctt ATTGAGCGGAGAGTCGCCCTTCCAGGGAACCAGCGATACCGAAACCTTCGGTCTCGTCACGGCGGCTCACTACGACTTTGACTTGGAGAGCTTTGAGGACATTTCCGACCAAGCCAAAGACTTCATCGGTAGCCTTCTGAAGAAAGACCGCAG GAGCAGGTTATCGTGCATTGAAGCTCTAGTCCACCCTTGGATGACCTCCTTCACGGCGCTCTGCCAAAGACCCACCAAGTCCCTCAGGAAGGAGAAAATGAGACGATTCCTGGCCAGGTGTAAATGGAAA AAAACCGGCAAGGCTGTTTTGGCCCTACATCGCATGTCCAACCTTTCCAACAGGCCAGACTCTCCTGGCAGCTCTTCAGAAG AGCCGAGCTGGAGCCAAGAGGCAGAGGAGGCCATCCGCTCGCTGGATAAGCAGCTGCATGGCGAGCCCCGCTTCCGGGAGACCCTGAGGGATGCCAGCTTCTCCGCGGGAGCTACCGCTCGTCTGGCGTGCCAAGTAGACG GTTACCCTCATCCGAGGGTGACGTGGCTTAAGGATGACAAGCCTCTGTCTGAGTCAACCCGAGTGAAAATGGACTACGGCGAAGATGGCCTCTGCTCGCTGGTCGTGTCCCGCGTGGAAGCGTCGGACGCGGGTGTGTACGTCTGCCGAGTCAGCAACCAGCTCGGGGCGGCCTCGTGTTCCGCCCGACTCAATGTGGATATGTGA